From a single Amphiura filiformis unplaced genomic scaffold, Afil_fr2py scaffold_96, whole genome shotgun sequence genomic region:
- the LOC140144905 gene encoding uncharacterized protein — MLNTFKMNARLLKPFTCRFCGIYLYSLHILKGHVDRHMTKYVRASRNKKTRETLRCKYPQKSVNLKGYAYTKTHTKEKPYQCEYCQKCFERSSFLKQHIRTHTKEKPYQCEYCQKSFTLSATLKRHIRTHTEEKPYQCEYCQKCFTLSSHLQRHIRMHTKEKPYQCEYCRNCFAHPSNLKRHIKIHTKEKPHQCQYCQKCFREKGALKSHIRTHTKEKPYQCEYCQKRFAQFSHLKDHIRTHTKEKPYQCEYCQNCFTLSATLKRHLRTHTKEKPYQCEYCRNCFAQKSSLNRHIKIHTEEKPHQCQYCQKCFTDSGNLKIHISRTHTKVKPYQCEYCQKCFAQFSHLKEHIRIHTKEKPYQCEYCPKCFARCSHLKQHIRTHTKEKPYQCNYCPKCYAQNIDLKRHIRTHTKEKPYQCEYCQKCFTRNSDLKRHTKNHTKEKPYQ; from the coding sequence ATGCTGAACACATTTAAAATGAATGCAAGACTTTTAAAACCATTTACTTGTAGATTTTGTGGAATCTACCTCTATTCTTTGCATATATTGAAAGGTCACGTTGACAGACATATGACCAAATATGTTAGAGCTAGTAGAAACAAAAAGACTAGAGAGACACTTCGGTGTAAATATCCTCAAAAATCTGTCAATCTAAAAGGATACGCGTACACcaaaactcacactaaagagaaaccttatcagtgtgagtattgtcagaaatgttttgagcGAAGTAGTTTTCTCaaacaacacatcagaactcacactaaagagaaaccctaccaatgtgagtattgccagaaaagtTTTACGCTATCTGCTACTCTTAAacgccacatcagaactcacactgaagagaaaccctatcagtgtgagtattgccagaaatgttttacactatCTAGTCATCTTCAAAGACACATCAGAATGCACacgaaagagaaaccctatcagtgtgaatattgtcgaAACTGTTTTGCACACCCAAGTAATCTTAagagacacatcaaaattcatacaaaagagaaaccacATCAGTgccagtattgtcagaaatgcttcagAGAAAAAGGTGCTCTCAAaagccacatcagaactcatactaaagagaaaccctatcagtgtgagtattgtcagaaacgCTTTGCACAATTTAGTCATCTCAAagatcacatcagaactcacacgaaagagaaaccctatcagtgtgaatattgtcaaaacTGTTTTACGCTATCTGCTACTCTTAAACGTCACTtaagaactcacacaaaagagaaaccatatcagtgtgaatattgtcgaAACTGTTTTGCACAAAAAAGTAGTCTCAacagacacatcaaaattcacacAGAAGAGAAACCACATCAGTgccagtattgtcagaaatgctttacagaCTCGGGTAATCTCAAAATCCACATTAGCAGAACTCATACTAAAgtgaaaccctatcagtgtgagtattgtcagaaatgcttcgcACAATTTAGTCATCTCAAAGAACACATTagaattcacactaaagagaagccttatcaATGCGAGTATTGTCCGAAATGCTTTGCCCGATGTAGTCATCTCAAACAACACATCAGAAcccacactaaagagaaaccctatcagtgtaatTATTGTCCGAAATGCTATGCGCAAAATATTGATctcaaaagacacatcagaacccacactaaagaaaaaccctatcagtgtgaatattgtcagaaatgctttacacgAAATAGTGATCTCAAAAGACACACCAAAAACCACACTAAAGAAAAACCCTATCAGtga